The proteins below are encoded in one region of Belonocnema kinseyi isolate 2016_QV_RU_SX_M_011 chromosome 1, B_treatae_v1, whole genome shotgun sequence:
- the LOC117179982 gene encoding suppressor of hairless protein-like, with the protein MEYQFGLPTMAHGMQSSHLQTAVMPAYPGFGPGAYRPEYQDQRLTREAMERYLRDQTDMVIVVLHAKVAQKSYGNEKRFFCPPPCIYLFGDGWKMRQEQMRREGESEQSSQLCAFIGIGNSGQDMQQLDLSNGKQYCAAKTLHISDSDKRKNFMLSVKMFYGNGHDIGVFQSKRIKLNGGGDVAMLELTGDNFTPNLRVWFGDVEAETMYRCEENMVCIVPDISLFRGEWLWVRQPRQVPVSLVRNDGIIYGTGLTFTYTPEPAPRPHCPLADEILRAPQTIHNQASLPPAIADLPWSTH; encoded by the exons ATGGAATACCAATTTGGATTGCCTACAATGGCACACGGAATGCAGTCCTCGCATTTGCAAACGGCTGTCATGCCCGCGTACCCAGGATTTGGTCCCGGCGCTTATCGACCCGAATACCAGGATCAAAGACTGACACGTGAAGCCATGGAGCGCTACTTGCGCGATCAAACTGACATGGTGATTGTCGTTCTGCACGCCAAAGTCGCCCAGAAATCTTACGGCAacgaaaagagatttttttgtcCTCCTCCCTGTATTTATCTCTTCGGTGACGGGTGGAAAATGCGACAAGAACAGATGCGCCGAGAGGGGGAATCTGAACAGTCTTCGCAGCTCTGCGCATTCATTGGGATCGGCAATTCTGGTCAAGACATGCAGCAGCTTGATCTCAGTAATGGAAAGCAGTACTGTGCTGCGAAAACATTGCACATCTCAGACTCTGATAAGAGAAAAAACTTCATGCTCTCCGTGAAGATGTTCTATGGTAATGGGCACGATATCGGAGTTTTCCAGAGCAAACGGATAAAG CTCAACGGTGGCGGCGATGTGGCAATGCTGGAATTGACTGGAGACAATTTCACGCCGAATCTTCGAGTCTGGTTTGGCGACGTGGAAGCGGAGACAATGTATAGGTGTGAGGAGAACATGGTGTGCATTGTTCCAGACATTTCCCTCTTCAGAGGCGAGTGGCTGTGGGTTCGTCAGCCAAGGCAGGTTCCGGTTTCTCTGGTACGCAACGATGGCATCATTTATGGGACCGGGTTGACATTCACCTATACACCTGAGCCAGCTCCACGTCCACATTGTCCTCTGGCAGATGAAATTTTGAGGGCACCCCAGACCATTCATAATCAAGCCAGTCTGCCACCAGCTATAGCTGACTTACCTTGGAGTACGCACTAA